The following is a genomic window from Acidisarcina sp..
GCCGGATGCCTTCGAGCAGGTTCAACGTCCCGATCGCGATACTCTCCACTGTCTCTACCGGTTGTTCAAAGGACAATCCAACGGAGCTCTGCCCCGCAAGACTGAAGATTTCATCCGGACGCAGCCTCCGCAGCAGGCTGAGAATTCCGCCGATATCGCCGGAGTTCAGCGAGACAAGATGAATGGAGTCATAGATCCCCAGGCGGTGCAAATTGGCAAAGGGGTTGAGTTCAGCATCCCGCGAACTACCCCAGACCTCATAGCCGCGTTCCAGCAATAGTTTGGCCAGGTAACTGCCATCCTGCCCGGAAATACCACAGATCAATGCGCGTCGGCTCACTCAGCCACACTCGACTTTCCGGCTGCCTGCGCATATGCCATCTCATTCCTGCCTTCTCTACCCTGCCGCGTCGCCGTGAGAGCGTAGAGTTTCTGAAATTGAACAGCGGTATCGTCAATGGAAAATTGAGACAAGATTGTCTTACCTTTCGCGATCAGGCTCTCTCGTAGCCCAGGCTCATCGAGCATCCGGATCATCAGATTCGCGAGTTCCGTCGGAGCATCGGGATCGAAGTAAAGAGCAGCATCCTGCGCAACCTCCGGCAGAACGGTGGCATTCGAAGAGAGGACAGGAGCACCCGCGTGAAATGCTTCCAACACGGGCAACCCAAATCCCTCGAACTTACTGGGGAAGACCATGGCTGTCGCAGCTCGGAAGATAGATTGCAACTCTTCAGGACTTACAAATCCCAGGAAGTGCAGTTGCTCGCTAACTCCCAGGCTGCGCGCCAACTCATCCAGTTGCCCTCGGTACTCCGTCGATGCACCGGTAAAGTACACATCCACGATCCGCTGATGCTCGCGCTTCAGCAGCGAGAGCGCACGGAAGATGACTTCGTGGTTCTTGTGTGGCCAGGTAACTGCCGGGTAAAAGAAGAATTGTTTCGGAAGTGCGAACTTTTGCGAGATAGCCTGCTGCGCCTCGATAGACGGCTCCGTATAAGCATCAAAGACTGATCCCCAACGTATGACTACGACTTTCTCTGGTGCAATGCCATATTTCTGAATCACATCCTGCCTGGACCACTCCGTCTGGACACACACGTAACGGGCTTGACTGCAGAAGGCCCGGTACTCCAGTTCCCGCCTCTCCCACTCACCCTGGGAAAAGAACTGGGGATAATGAAGATGTTGCAGATCCCATGGTTGATAGATGGAAGGCAGTTCGGTTAGATAGGCCGCCTGAGTCGGAAAATGTACCATGTCAAACCCTTCCGACTCCACGAAGCCATCCGAAGCGGGAACACGGAGCGCCGGTTTGCGCACTTTGCGCGCGATAGCACGAAGCGGCGCGAACGCACGAAGGCGGCTCTTGAAACCGGAGGGCGCTGCTACTGGAATCGTCTGGAGCCGGCAAGGGCCGGAGACATGGGGAGCAACGGATTCGCGCAGATGCTCATGCACGATGAAGGTATACTCCTGCCCGACGTCAGCTGACTTGGAGAGCGCATTTGCGAGCGATAGAACTGCCGTGCCGGTGCCTTGTTGAAAAGACCAAATCCTGCAATCGATTGCAATGCGAACCGTGGGGGTTTTGTGCACGTGATGATCACCAATTGTCTAAGGTTTAGATGCTTCGACTCCGGCCACAGGACAGCCTCTCCAGGAGATTCTGTCGTCACCGTTCTTCAGGGGGGATCTCACGAATCACTCTGGCGGGATTGCCCCCGGCAATCGTCCACGGTGGCACACTCTTTGTAACAACCGCACCGGCAGCTACAATCGCCCCCTCACCAATCTCTACGCCCTTCAGTATAATTGCGTGCATTCCGATCCAGGACTTATTCCCAATCTTTACCGGCCGGGTCACTACACCTGACCAATCCTTTTTGTCTCTCCCCAGATACCAATCCTTAACGTCGTTCATACGCTTGCTCCAGCCAATCGCATGGGAATTGTGGTCGATGATCTCGCAGCCCCATGAAATCTGTACGTCGTCGCCTACCTCAATCCGGGATGCGCAAGCGATCTGGGAACCGCCCATGAAAGTATTGCGGCCAATGTGAATCTCTCCACCTTCCCTCTCAAATACCAGCGTGCCCTCGATAATGCATCCGGCACCAATGCTGAGGCGGTTAGTGGGACGTATGTGCAATCTCCTGCAATTTATTTTTGCTGTATCCGCTATCGTGACACTTGATAGAGCCGTTATTTTTTGGCGAGCGCGTCTCTCCAGCGCCCGTACGAGTAAGCTGCGCATTTTCCTCCTGGTGATACAAGATGGATCAGGACTTCGCCTGTCCAAGGATTGTTGATTGTTGGTAGTTGCGAAGGTAAAGGAACATGGGGATCAGATTCACCAGGACCTGGGTAAGGATGGATCCATAGAGGACGCCGGGAACGCCAATCCGATAGGTCAGATAGATGGAAAGAGAAATGTTAGTCAGCGCTGCGACAACCGCAACCTTCACCTGAAAGGACAAAATCGAAAGGCCATTCAGGAAAGTCGCAAGGGTTGAACTCAAACTCATCAGAACACACCAGATTCCAAGGCCGATCAGCAGGGTCAGTGAGGGATTGATCTTTGGCCCAACCCACAGATGAAGAATCTTCGTTCCAAAGACAACCAGGACGAGGCCCAAAGGAACGGAGATCGCCAGCGAGGTAACGAGAGAGCGGCGCAGAGTCTTACGGATCCAGGCGATATCCTGCCTGGCCAGCGCCTCACCATAGGCTGGCCACAGCGGGCTCATCAGCATCGAACAGAGCATGGATACCTGGTTGAAGAGGCGGAACGGTATCGAGTATTGAGTAACAGCCTCTGGTCCGAGAATCCGCGCAAGTACGATATTGTCGCTGGAATAGCTGACCGCCACCGCAACCTGCAACAGAAAGAAGGCCATGCCCGCGTGCAATAGACCTTTGGAAACGTCTGGCGTGACATAGGACCAGGATGGCAACAACCAGGGCCGCGCGCGGAAGACGAAGATACTTTGCACCAACACGGCCAGCATCGGCGCACCTGCAAGGGCAAGGACGAGCAACATCAAGGACCCGTGCACGTGGATCACCAGCAGTACCGAAAGCAGACCTATGATGCCCCCGGCCGAACCCCAAAGAGATCCTGCAAAACCCTCCTGATATCCGGCCTGAATCCGGCCGATGATACTGGTGGGAATTCCGAGCAAAAAGCATCCGATAAAAGCCGCGACAGCAGGGCCAGCCTCCGCAACTGCCTCTGGCGAATGTACGCGGAAGAACCCGCTCCACGATACAAAGGGATATGCGATAGCAAAGGCAAGCCCGATGATCATCGCGATCGCTGTAAGGAAGAAGAACGCGCTCGATACGTACTGGCGCGCAAGCTCATGGTTGTCTTCGCCATGTGCCTTGGCTATTCCGTTATAGAGTCCGTTTGAGATGCCCAGATCGGAAAACCCAAGAACCGCAATCACCGAACTGATCGCCATCCAGAGTCCGTATCGCTCGGTGCCTAAATACCTGAGCGTCAACGGGACGGTTATCAAGGTTGTTGCCGCAGTGATGACTCTGGAAAACACTGACGCGGCGGTTGTCAGGATTGCGCGCCGGTAGCGTTCCCGAGACCGCCCCTCTGTCGTGGAGGTGTCGAACGGACGCAGTCGAGTCACTGACAATACCCGTCGCACAATATTGACTGGCGAATTGAAGCTCTGATTCAGAGTGGCAAAAGACATTAGAAGCGATTCTCCGCGAGGTGGCGTATTGACATCTGGCTTGCAGATGCAAACCCACTGAGATCAACTGCGTTGGACAGCGATGATTCCGCATATCGATCAGGCACTTATTTTCAGCCGCTTCCGGCATCGTTGCATCAAGGACAGGAAGTGTATTTTCGAGCGATGGATCACGTATACGTGCGCAGGAAGGTGCCTGCGAATCAAGCGAAACCAATCCCGCCAAAAAACCGGGTCGTTTGCTCGCGAACTGATTCCCTTGTCGGAGTAAATCGCAATTACATAAGGGATGTATTGAAAATGAAGTCGCTTGTCACCAAAGCAACACAGGTTAAAGGCATAGTCCGCAGTGATCTTGTAGTCCGTGCAGAAGGATGCGTTTTGAAATGCACAAATAGGGTAAAAGATCGCCTGTTGGCACATGGTGCCTTTTGCGAGTCTCCATACATCGTAGGGGCCGTTCCAGGAAGGGATTTCGCCTGAAGGCAGAACCACGTTGCCATAGTAGACAGCATTGGGATCGGTGAGCACGGAGGCAAGGACCTTCAGATCCACGGTAAGCAAGTCGTCGGAACCCAGAAAATAAACATACTTCCCACGAGCCAACTTGACGGCTTTGTTCATTGCGTCATAGATGCCGTTGTCCGGCTCGCTCATCCAGTAATCGATCGTATCGCTATGCTTTTCCAGAACATCGAGCGTTCCATCGGTTGAGACACCGTCGATTACCAGCAACTCGCACAACTCTTTGCTCTGCGCAGAGACGCTGGCCAAGGCATTCTCAATATCATTTTTGCCATTGCGCACCACGATGATGACGCTAACTAATGGCTGCGTGGTACGGACGTCTCCGCGAGTACGACGGCCACCTTCCACGCGCTGGATTGTATCTGGCTGCATTCCAATAGTTCCTTGTTGCATTGTGCTGAATTCCCTGCACCTTGAGCATAGTTCCCGCATAAGCCGGTTATTTCCACTAACCCCGACGAAAGCGGCAGGAGATGGTTTTGAATCACTCAACAAGCGAAGAGCAAACTGCATCGGATCAATTGCGCGATGCGAAGCGCGGTCCAAAGCTGGCCAACGAGTTGCGATAGCAAAGGGTTCTCCCTTGCAGCCGGCATAATTACAGTGAAATCAGGCACGCTTGATCAGCCTCTTCAGGCGCTGCTTCGAGCTATGAAACAGATAAACGTACGCAGGAAGATACTTACGTATCAACTCGATCCGATCACGCTCAAATACGGGATCGGCAGCTTGCCCGCTTATCCCTGACTCCGAATAAACCGCAATCACATAGGGAATGTATTGAAATCGAAGCCGCTTATCGCTATAGCAGCGCAAGTTGAATACGTAGTCCGCAGCGATCTTGTACTTTGTGGCAAAACCCTCAGCCTGCACTACTCCGAGGGGATAGAAGATCGATTGCTGGCTGATGGAAGATTTGGCCATTTTCCAGGCATTCAGCGGACCCGAGAAGGGATGAATATCGCCGGAAGGCACTCGAACATCACCGTAATATATGGTGTTCGGATCAGTAAGTACGGGAGCAAGCGACTTCAGATCCACGGTAAGCACGTCGTCCGATCCCAGAAAATAGACATACTTCCCGCGAGCCAACTTGATGGCCTTGTTCATCGCATCATAGATACCGTTGTCCGGTTCGCTCATCCAATAATCGATGCTATCGCTATGCTTTTCTATGACATCGAGTGTCCCGTCGGTTGAGACGCCATCGATAACCAGTAATTCGCACATCTCCTTGCTCTGCGCAAACACGCTGGCCAATGCGTTCTCGATATCGTTTCTGCGATCGCGCACCACAATAACAACGCTGACTAAGGGCTGCGTGGTACGGACGTCCCCGCGAGTACGCCGGCCACCTTCCATGCGTTGAGTGCTCGACTGCATCCATAGCTCCTAACCAGAGTATAAAGGCTACCTTCCTGATTATATTTGAATTGATAACCCTTGTTCCCCGTCGAGGACGTGGATTGCTGGAGAGAAAGTGCCGCACCCGATGAGAATGCTTCAGGCGAGCATAGACGCGTTTTGGATGCACTGAAACCGTCTCACGTTGTACGAACCCTTCTTCGGGAATTCGGTCTCACGAACTTCTGCATCTCAAACAAATCACAATTATTTAACACTCCGAAGCAAGGCCCAGATTTCGTCTTGCACGTTTCCTAATTTGTGGCTTACGATCCTGCCAAGCTTTTTGGACGATGGCCTGCAGCCATCAGGAGGTGAAACGTGGAGGTAACCCGGCGCGTTTTTCTCAAAGGTAGCGGCGGCTTAATCGTAGCGTCAGCATTTGGATTCGATCTGCGGAGGGCGCAGGCTCAGGCGCGAGAGTTGAAGATTGCTCGCACTACTGAAA
Proteins encoded in this region:
- a CDS encoding glycosyltransferase family 1 protein; the encoded protein is MHKTPTVRIAIDCRIWSFQQGTGTAVLSLANALSKSADVGQEYTFIVHEHLRESVAPHVSGPCRLQTIPVAAPSGFKSRLRAFAPLRAIARKVRKPALRVPASDGFVESEGFDMVHFPTQAAYLTELPSIYQPWDLQHLHYPQFFSQGEWERRELEYRAFCSQARYVCVQTEWSRQDVIQKYGIAPEKVVVIRWGSVFDAYTEPSIEAQQAISQKFALPKQFFFYPAVTWPHKNHEVIFRALSLLKREHQRIVDVYFTGASTEYRGQLDELARSLGVSEQLHFLGFVSPEELQSIFRAATAMVFPSKFEGFGLPVLEAFHAGAPVLSSNATVLPEVAQDAALYFDPDAPTELANLMIRMLDEPGLRESLIAKGKTILSQFSIDDTAVQFQKLYALTATRQGREGRNEMAYAQAAGKSSVAE
- a CDS encoding acyltransferase translates to MHIRPTNRLSIGAGCIIEGTLVFEREGGEIHIGRNTFMGGSQIACASRIEVGDDVQISWGCEIIDHNSHAIGWSKRMNDVKDWYLGRDKKDWSGVVTRPVKIGNKSWIGMHAIILKGVEIGEGAIVAAGAVVTKSVPPWTIAGGNPARVIREIPPEER
- a CDS encoding oligosaccharide flippase family protein, which codes for MSFATLNQSFNSPVNIVRRVLSVTRLRPFDTSTTEGRSRERYRRAILTTAASVFSRVITAATTLITVPLTLRYLGTERYGLWMAISSVIAVLGFSDLGISNGLYNGIAKAHGEDNHELARQYVSSAFFFLTAIAMIIGLAFAIAYPFVSWSGFFRVHSPEAVAEAGPAVAAFIGCFLLGIPTSIIGRIQAGYQEGFAGSLWGSAGGIIGLLSVLLVIHVHGSLMLLVLALAGAPMLAVLVQSIFVFRARPWLLPSWSYVTPDVSKGLLHAGMAFFLLQVAVAVSYSSDNIVLARILGPEAVTQYSIPFRLFNQVSMLCSMLMSPLWPAYGEALARQDIAWIRKTLRRSLVTSLAISVPLGLVLVVFGTKILHLWVGPKINPSLTLLIGLGIWCVLMSLSSTLATFLNGLSILSFQVKVAVVAALTNISLSIYLTYRIGVPGVLYGSILTQVLVNLIPMFLYLRNYQQSTILGQAKS
- a CDS encoding glycosyltransferase family 2 protein → MQPDTIQRVEGGRRTRGDVRTTQPLVSVIIVVRNGKNDIENALASVSAQSKELCELLVIDGVSTDGTLDVLEKHSDTIDYWMSEPDNGIYDAMNKAVKLARGKYVYFLGSDDLLTVDLKVLASVLTDPNAVYYGNVVLPSGEIPSWNGPYDVWRLAKGTMCQQAIFYPICAFQNASFCTDYKITADYAFNLCCFGDKRLHFQYIPYVIAIYSDKGISSRANDPVFWRDWFRLIRRHLPAHVYVIHRSKIHFLSLMQRCRKRLKISA
- a CDS encoding glycosyltransferase family 2 protein; protein product: MQSSTQRMEGGRRTRGDVRTTQPLVSVVIVVRDRRNDIENALASVFAQSKEMCELLVIDGVSTDGTLDVIEKHSDSIDYWMSEPDNGIYDAMNKAIKLARGKYVYFLGSDDVLTVDLKSLAPVLTDPNTIYYGDVRVPSGDIHPFSGPLNAWKMAKSSISQQSIFYPLGVVQAEGFATKYKIAADYVFNLRCYSDKRLRFQYIPYVIAVYSESGISGQAADPVFERDRIELIRKYLPAYVYLFHSSKQRLKRLIKRA